The nucleotide window agagccctgacctcaactccatcgaacacatttgggatgaattggaatggcAACTGCATGCCAGGCCTAACTGCccaacttcactaatgctcttgtggctaaatggaagcaagtcccactGCAAAGTTCcctcatctagtggaaagccttcccagaagagtggaggctgttatagcagtaaagggggaccaactccatattaatgcccatgattttggaatgagatgttcgacgagcaggtgtccacatacttttggtaatgtagtgtatttaTAAAGCGCATGTAACCTGAATTTGACATACAACTCTCATACATGTATGATTACCAAACACTACCAAAGTATTTCCGTATTGTACATATAACACTAGTATAATGCCTTTACCTGTGTACTAGCTGATGACCATGGGTAAGGAGTGAGGGCAGTTAGGAGTTGGTGTTGGGCTTCTGGACGCCAAATGCTGTGATGAAGACATTGACTACAACAATGATGAAGACGAGTGCTGTGGTGACATTCTCCATAATGTTCAGCTTGAAGTGCATGCTCTCATCGTTCACGTTCCACTTTACTACAGAACAAGAGAGAGACACCAAAATATGTTGAGGATTAATTTACTGTCTCCAAGCATGTCCTCAATCCAACCAACAGAGGGAGCTATGCCAGTGTTTTCAAGTGTTGCTTCTAAAACTGGGGCCCTGTTTGAATTCCTTAAAAGTACAtctttcccctctcccttctttgAAGTAATCACTGAGTGAGTAGACAAAATTGGACAAGTAGACAAGATTGGACAAGTGAACTCAAGGGCTCTACCACATGGTGGCCCGCCTGGCTTTTGAACCATCATTTATTCAGCGTTGTCTTACTAATCATTATTGAACCATCTGATATGAAGATACAGCCTTTGACATTTCCTACCCTCAGGTGAATTATTATCTCGGACATTCATTATATTCCTCACTGGAGATGAAGGCTAATATGTTGTGGAGGTTGAGGTGAGAGTTAGTTAGGGCCCAGTTTAGTTTAGCATTTTTCAAATTGCTCTCAGTGCAGACACACAACTTCTGTAAAGTTAGCAATTCCCCCTCAGGACATTAAGCTGAGTATTCCTAATTGGAACCAGCTCAGAGGAGAAATACAACATCCAATGGTCTCATTCCTGAACTCTCCCACCCACACAATGGGCGCCCCTGGCAGGGGAACATAAGAATATTATGGCCAGGGGTGTGATGGACCAGGCTTCACTCAGTACACAGATAATATTGTGTTTGCTGAGAGAGCCATTCTCAGGCCTACAGACACACATATGGCTCTATTTTTGTCTGGTGTTGAGGCACAAGTGTCAAAAAGCATGTTTGTTTGCAATTTCGTCATGCAAAAACTGGCACACTGGCATTTTCTAGCCCTAACGGCAGGTTCGGCAACTGTCTAACATCAGCCCGTTTGCGCTGAAGTGCGAGGGGTGGCAATATTTGAGTAGTGTCTTTAAAAACAAGTGCAAAAGTGACAATTTCATGCAGCGCTAGCGGGAAGTTAAAGACCCACAAAACGCAGGTCTTAATGGTAACACAGTTGATGATAGCATGGATTTTGGGAGCGGAAGCTCAGCCTATCCAGCCGTGACGCACAATGCCCATAGAAGAGAGAGTGCCTTTTGTGCCGGTGAATCTCATAtttagaaacatttaaaaaatgattggTTTCCCCTATTTcatttaatttgattaaaaaccaagcatagcctaCCCTCCCCTTACTCAAGGCTCGTTTAGCAGCATCGCATAGATGCGTCTTTTTATCCTGGTCATTAGCCAAGTAGCCTATGAAATAACAGGGTTTTAAATGGTCTACTGAGAGTGCTTTGAaatattttgtttttttccctcatgctttttcattattcacaattcacataCCTGCATACTTAATTTTGCTTGTTCAAGTAGGCTGTCCATCCCTATTTCCAAAGACCGCCTCTCGTCCAATTAACTGCCTCGCACATAGGCAACGATACAATTGACAGGAGCCTAGTTTCTCGCATAGATGTGCAAATCTTATAACTAAAgacatttaggcctacatgtgcaCACAGTGCCATGGAACTAGAGAAGCGATTTATGATGTCATGCTTCTGACCCCATCCTatttagaaatatatatatatattttttaaaacagactgttttttgtttgttttctgttTCATACCGAGCCCTCCATAGGCTACCCTTACCCTAGGCCTAAGCTACTAAGACTGGTTCAACAGCAAAGTGTTGTGCCTTTTTTATCCTGGCCTGTCACAGTAGCCTATCCATAAAAGGTGTTTAAATTATTTGTTAGTCAGAGAGCCTTGAATTTAAAATGTACTGCACATCCTAAAACATTGCACATATGCCTGCTTGCATACTTAATTTTGCTTGTTCAAGTCTCCAGgcatgtagcctagcggttaagagcgttgggccagtaaccgaaaggttgctggtctgaatccctgagctggcaaggtggaaaaatctgctgttcgctccttgagcaaggcagttagccCCCAGCAACAACTCCTACCCAGGCGCAGATGATGTCGATTAAGgtagccccccgcacctctcttaACACCAggtgttttttagttttttttactgTTGTATTACTCGTTATTGTAGCCTATGCTATTAATAAACTGTTGTATCGATCAACATTGGACCAGGAAGTGAATATTCCGTGCCCACAGCCGAACTGGAGTTGATGACAACACAAAGACCGCCAATAACCTACAAAACTTGGGACAAACGCATGCTGTATTAAGCCATGGAACAcgttgattggccagtgagtggCCAAGCCCTCGTCACACCTATAACTTCTTTATTCATCAACCTCTTCAGGAGAAAGGCGATATTATTGGGAAGCAAACAGTTGCTAGTTAGCGCCAGAGCCAGACAAGAGTGTTGATTACTTTCTTCATTTACCCCTGGGGGGGATTAATAAAGTTGAATAGAATAGAATTGAGACCCACCGATGAAGATGAGCAGGATGCCCACAGTGACCTGCAGGATgagggagatggagatgaggGTGATGAGAGGGTTGTAGAAGGTGAAACCTGGGCCCTGCTCCAGGACAGCCTTCAGCTGGGAGGCGTTGGCCATGAGTAATGCCACGTCCAGCATGCTCTCTGCTGCACTCTTCTTATTGGCGTAGTGGTTCATGTTCAGAGCACCCCCCCCCGTCGCCCTGTGATTCCTGCCCCTAAGGTGTGGAACCTAACATGAATACAGAGAGACTAACATTAGTACAACATAGACTAGACAAAGACATCAATTATGTTCAATATAAACATAACGTAT belongs to Salvelinus namaycush isolate Seneca chromosome 20, SaNama_1.0, whole genome shotgun sequence and includes:
- the LOC120064629 gene encoding ninjurin-1-like, with amino-acid sequence MATENMEMNGDADGEVPHLRGRNHRATGGGALNMNHYANKKSAAESMLDVALLMANASQLKAVLEQGPGFTFYNPLITLISISLILQVTVGILLIFIVKWNVNDESMHFKLNIMENVTTALVFIIVVVNVFITAFGVQKPNTNS